The Erythrobacter litoralis HTCC2594 nucleotide sequence TCGCCCGAGCGCGCTTTGCAGAGATCGACGCCCTGTCGCATGAGGCGCTCCAAAAAACCGCCGAACTGTGGCTCGCTCCTCTCCTGCAGGGCAAGCGAACGCTATCCTTGGGGTCGTCGAAGGTGGTCGACGCAATCCTGGCGCAGCTTGACTGGAACGATCGCCAGGCGCTCGATCGGCGCGCACCTCGATATTTCATCTCGCCCGCCGGTACCAGCCACGCGATCGACTATGACGGCGACGATGCGCCGAGCGTGCAAGTGCGGGCCCAGGCGCTGTTCGGTCTCGATAGCCACCCCCTGATCGGCACCACTCCGCTGCTGCTAAAGCTGACCAGTCCGGCGGGTCGCCCGATCCAGGCGACGCGCGATCTTCCCGGCTTCTGGCGGGGAAGTTGGGCAGACGTCTGCAAGGACATGAAAGGCCGCTATCCCAAGCACCGCTGGCCGGAACGCCCATGGGAGGAAAAGCCCAGCCTCAAAACCAAGAACGCCTTTTCAAAGGGCGGCAGGTGAATTAAAGGCGCCGCACTATGGCAGCCCGTATCTACCAGCGCCCGAAGAGCGCGATGCAATCAGGCAAGGCGAAGAGCGAGCAATGGGTGCTCGAATTCGAGCAATCCGAAGCGCGCAGGCCCGATCCGTTGATGGGCTGGACCGGCAGCGGCGACACGCAGGCGCAGGTTTCGCTCACCTTCCCGAGCAAGGATGCGGCCAAGGCATATGCCCAGAAATACGGCATTCCCGCGCGCGTCCATGCCACGCCGCCCAAGGGGCTGAAGCTGCAGGCCTACGCCGATAATTTCCGTTGATCGCCGCGTGTTTCGGCAACGCTTGAAATCCTGACGATTCGCCGCCATATGGCCGCCCGGGAGTCGGGTGGACGTTTGCGTTCGCTCACCGGGTCAGGTCCGGAAGGAAGCAGCCCAGGTGAATTGCGGCGGGTCGCTCGGCTCCTTTATATTTTCCCACATCCATTGGCATGACATCGGGCACGCAAGCGCCTACCTAAGCGGGCATGGGTGATTCACCGGATAATTCGGATGCGCCGCCGTGGCAGGGTGAGGAGCAGGACTCCGCTCCGAGTGCTGCCGAGCTTGAGGCGGCAGGCCAGAATTCGATGTTTGGTGACCCGGCGGCTGCAGAAGACACCGCTGCTCCCGCGCCGTCTGCACCTCCACCACCGGTTTCCGCCCCGTCGGAGAGTTCCAGCCAGCCCTATCGCGTCCTCGCACGCAAGTACCGGCCGCAGACATTCTCGCAGCTTATCGGGCAAGAGCCGATGGTGCGGACGCTGGCGAATGCGATTGAGCGCGACCGGCTGGCGCATGCCTTCCTGATGACCGGCGTGCGCGGTGTCGGCAAAACCTCGACCGCACGGCTGATTGCCAAGTCGCTCAATTGCATCGGGCCGGATGGGCAAGGCGGTCCGACAATCGATCCTTGCGGCCAGTGCGAACCGTGCACCGCGATTGCCGAGGGGCGTCATATCGACGTGATCGAAATGGACGCTGCGAGCCATACCGGCGTCGACGATGTGCGCGAAATCATCGAGGCGGTGCGATATGCGGCGGTCTCGGCCCGATTCAAGATCTACATCATCGACGAGGTGCACATGCTCTCGCGCAATGCTTTCAACGCATTGCTCAAGACGCTGGAAGAACCGCCCGCGCATGTGAAATTCCTCTTCGCGACCACCGAAGTCGACAAATTGCCGGTAACGGTGTTGAGCCGCACCCAGCGCTTCGACTTGCGGCGCATCCCTGCCGATCTCTTGCAGAAGCACTTCGGCTGGGTGTGCGAGCAAGAACAGGTCGAAGCCGAAGACGAAGCGCTGGCAATGATCGCCGCCGCTGCCGAAGGGTCCGTCCGCGACGGGCTCTCGATCCTCGACCAAGCCATCGCTCATGCCGACCTCGATGCGGACGGGAAAGTCACCGCCACCCGCGTGCGCGACATGCTGGGGCTGGCCGATAAAGGTGCTCAGCGCCGGATGTTCGGGACTATCCTCGAAGGTGATGCCAAGGCACTGCTCGCCGCTATCGAAGACCAGTATTCGCTCGGTGTCGAGCCGCTCGCGCTTGTGCGATCCCAGATGGAATTGGCTCACCGCATCACCCTCGCGCAATTGGGCGGCTCGCTCCCGGGTGCAGTGAGCGAGGAAGAGCAGGCTGCGCTTACGGCTTGGGGCGAACAGCTGTCGCAGGGTCAGCTGCATCGGCTCTGGCAATTGCTGCTCAAAGCCTACGAGGAAGTGAAGACGGCCCCTGACCCTCTGGTCTCGGCGCAGATGGGGTTGCTGCGCCTCCTGCATGCCTCCGAGTTGCCCGATCCGGGTAAGCTCGTGAAGACGCTGGAAATCTTGACCGCTAATCCGCCGGTACAAAGTCCCGCACCGCCCCCAAGCGATGATCCTGCAGCCACGCCGACCGGAGAGGCGGGCGCAGAAGTGCCTGCACCATCGGATTTCGCGTCCCTCGTCGATCGCGTCGAGCAGGCGGGACACGGATTTGCCGCCAGCATCATGCGCCTGCAATTGCGCGTAATTGAATGCGAAGAGCGGCGACTCGTGTTCAGTCGTGCTTCTTCCTACACCGAGGAGATTGCTCCACAACTGCGTGAGGCTTTGCTGGCCGCCACCGGCCAGCGCTGGCAGCTGGAGGAGCGCGATTGGGTAGATGCGCCGCCCAGCCTGATGGAACAGGCGGAAGCACGGGAAGAGGAAAAGAAAGCGCGGATCGACGGACATCCGCTGGTCGCCGCTACCAAGACTGCGTTTCCCGACGCGGAGATTATACCCGAAGAAGAGACGGGCGCCCCCCGCCCGCAATGGAGCAAGAGCGCATGAAATCGATGGAAGAAATGATCCAGGCGGCGCAGCAGGCCGCCGAGACGATCCAAACCCAGATGAACGAAGCCCAGGCGAAGCTCGACGCCATCGAAGTCGAGGGCGTCGCGGGCGGAGGCTTGGTCAAGGTGCGCTGCACCGCCAAGGGGCGTATCCTGGGCGTGTCGATCGACGACAGCCTCATGAAGCCCGAGGAAAAACAGATGGTCGAGGACCTCGTAGCCGCGGCCTTCAACGACGCCCGTGGCAAGGCCGACCGGGTATCGAACGACGAGATGCAGAAAATTCAGAGCGGGATCGGCCTGCCTCCCGGGTTCAACCTGCCGGGGATGGGCTGAACGACCTCCACCGTCTAAGCCGCTTCGTGTTGCGGCTTGTCGAGGCGATCTTCACTGCCGTGAGTCCGCTCGTCGTAAAGGGCCCACCCTCCGGTTTCGCGTAATAGCGAGCGGTCGCATCTTTGGCATCTCGTCCGGAAATTCAGCCCGTCGTGCCAGACCTTGCGCCGGTTCACTTTGTGCCCGCGAAGCAGGCAGATAGGACGAGCGATCATCACAAACTCCGCTGGTTGAGAGTGGATATTTCTGACGACCCGGACCTTTAATTAGGCGATCACCACTCGGGACGATTGTATGAATACGACAGCTTTGCTGTGCCGGACCTGCGAATGATGTCATCCGGCTTCGCACCGGTTTTCACAATTTGCAGTGAGCCTTACGTTGCAGCAACGGCCTGCCTTTCCCATATCCGGGGAATGATCAGTGCAAGGCCAGATACGGAATACAAATGACACAGCTTTATCCATTGCTGCCGCTGCGCGACATCGTCGTGTTCCCGGGGATGGTGGTTCCCTTGTTCGTGGGCCGCGACAAATCGGTGGCTGCGCTGGAAGCCGCCATGGAAGCGAGCAAAGACATCATGCTGCTCGCGCAGCTTGATCCCGGCTGCGACGATCCGGTTCGCGAAGACCTGTATGATGTCGGCGTAGTTGCGCAGGTGCTGCAATTGCTCAAACTGCCAGATGGCACCGTGAGGGTCCTCGTCGAAGGCCAGACCCGTGCGCGCCTTTCGACCATGCGCGAAGAGGGCGACTTCGTGATTGCCGAGGTCGAGCCGATCACGGCGGATGCGATCTCCGGAAGCGAGATCACGGCCCTGATGCGGTCGGTGATCGATCAGTTCGGCGATTACGCCAAGCTCAACAAACGGCTGGGCGAAGGTGCATCGGACGATCTGCAGGAGATTGAAGATGCGGGCCAACTGGCCGATGCGATCGCAGCCGCCATCAACGTCAAGGTATCCGACAAGCAATCGCTCCTGAGCGAGCCCGACGTGCGCAAGCGCCTGGAAATGGTGCTGTCCTTCATGGAAGGCGAGCTGTCGGTGCTGCAGGTCGAGAAGAAAATTCGAGGTCGCGTCAAGCGGCAGATGGAGAAGACCCAGCGCGAATATTACCTCAACGAGCAGTTGAAGGCGATCCAGAACGAACTGGGTGGCGGCGACGGTGAAGACGGCGACGAACTCGCCGAACTGGCCGAGAAGATCGAAAAGATCAAACTTTCCAAGGAAGCCAGGGCCAAGGCCACCAGCGAGCTCAAAAAGCTGCGGAGCATGCAGCCGATGAGCGCCGAGGCGACGGTCATCCGCAATTACCTCGATGTGCTGCTCGGCCTGCCATGGGGCAAGAAGAGCCGCCTGAAGAAGGACATCGGCAAGGCGCAGGAAGTGCTCGACGCAGATCATTATGCGCTTGAGAAGGTCAAGGACCGGATCGTCGAATATCTGGCGGTGCAGGCGCGGACCAACAAGCTCAAGGGGCCGATCCTGTGCCTCGTGGGCCCTCCAGGCGTCGGCAAGACCTCGCTCGGAAAGTCGATCGCCCGGGCTACAGGCCGCGAATTCGTCCGGCAGTCGCTGGGCGGTGTGCGCGACGAGGCCGAGATCCGCGGTCACCGGCGTACCTACATCGGCTCGCTCCCCGGCAAAATCGTCACGAACCTGAAAAAGGCCGGGGCCAGCAACCCGCTGTTCCTGCTCGACGAGATCGACAAGCTGGGCCAGGATTTCCGGGGCGATCCGGCCTCGGCTCTGCTCGAGGTCCTGGATCCCGAACAAAACAGCAAGTTCCAGGATCACTATCTCGAACTCGATATCGACCTGTCGGACATCATGTTCGTCTGCACGGCCAATTCGCTCAACCTGCCGCAGCCCTTGCTCGACCGGATGGAGATCATCCGTCTGGAAGGCTACACCGAAGACGAGAAGGTCGAGATCGCGACCCGGCACCTGCTGGCGAAGCAGGTCAAGGCGCACGGGTTGAAGGAAGAGGAGTTCGAGCTCACCGAAGACGGGCTGCGCGACCTGATCCGCTATTACACGCGCGAAGCGGGCGTGCGCACACTCGAACGCGAAATCGCCAAGCTGGCGCGCAAGAGCCTGCGCAAGATTCTCGAAAAGGAAATCGAGAGCGTGAGGATCACGCCTGAAAACCTGTCCGACTTCGCCGGCGTGCGCAAGTTCAAGCACGGCATGAGCGAGGAAGAGGCGCAGATCGGCGCCGTGACCGGGCTCGCCTGGACCGAGGTCGGCGGAGAACTGCTGACCATCGAGAGTGTCACCACGCCAGGCAAAGGCGAGATCAAGACGACCGGCAAGCTCGGCGAGGTCATGAACGAATCGGTCGCCGCGGCGTTCAGTTTCGTGAAGGCGAGGGCGCCAGCCTATGGCATCAAGCCTTCGATCTTCCAGCGCAAGAACATCCACATCCACCTGCCCGAGGGGGCCGTGCCGAAGGATGGACCGAGCGCAGGCATCGGCATGGTGACGTCGATCGTTTCGACGCTCTCGGGAATCGCCGTGCGGCCGGATGTCGCGATGACGGGCGAAGTCACGTTGCGCGGTCGTGTGCTAGCGATCGGCGGGCTGAAGGAAAAGCTGCTCGCCGCGCTGCGGGGCGGGATCAAGACGGTTCTCATCCCGGAAGACAACGTCAAAGACTTGGCCGAGATACCCGAAAATGTGAAACAGGGGCTGGAGATCCTGCCGGTCAGTCATGTCGACGAGGTTCTCGAGCAAGCGCTGGTCAGTCCGCCGGAACCCATCGAGTGGACGGAAGCGGACGACCTCGCTAGCCAGCCGGTCAACGAGGTCGGCCAGACCGGCGCTTCACCTACCGCTCATTGACGCAGCCGGGCGGTGTTTGAACGCCTCGGGTTGCACTCTGCGACCAAATGGTCGGTTTTCTCGGATAATCGCCCTAGACAGAACACAGAAAAAAGAGTGTGATGGAAAGTCTTGATGGAGGCGATTCATCAGCTTCAAGACTTCGAAAGAGGGGGTTTTCCTGAAATGAACAAGAACGATCTGATCAGCGCGGTTGCCGATGCCAGCGGCCTTTCCAAGAGTGACGCTTCGGGCGCCGTCGAAGGCGTTTTCGACTCGATTACCAAGGCCCTGTCGAACGGCGATGAAGTGCGTCTGGTCGGGTTCGGCACGTTCTCCGTCGCGCGCCGCAAGGCTTCGACCGGTCGGAACCCGCGTACCGGCGAGCCGATGACGATCAAGGCTTCCAACCAGCCGAAATTCAAGGCCGGCAAGGGTCTGAAAGACGCCGTCAATTAAGCAAGAGCGCGGATAACGGGTCGAGCCTCATCGCCAGGCTCGTGTATAGCAACCCCGCTCACCTCACGGTGGGCGGGGTTCTTCGTATGCGGCCGGGTGTTACCTGCTCAACTGCAGCATGGCCATCGGGGCTGTGCGGGTCTGGGTGTCGATGGACCAGGCGAGCACATTGCCGGTCGGCGTGGCGGTGGGGCCTTCGTCGGTGTTGTTGGCGAGGATCTGCGCGTTGGTGACGATCCGGAACGTGCCTTCGATCGGCGGAATCTTGGGCAGATCCGGTTCGCCCTCGCTGGCCTGTTCCGATCGCGCCGCCATTCCCATCAACTGGGTGAATCCGCCGAGCTCGGCCCCCGGACCACCGGCACCGGCAGAAAAGCCCGGCGCTTCCACGCGCACGATCCCTTCGTCGCGCAGGTGCGCCCGAACGAAGGCGCCTGGCATGGGGAAGCCTTCTATGACGGGAAACAGAAAGTCGTGCGTCAGCATGCCATCGATGGCGAAGCTGACGTCGAAGATGCCGTCGGCGCGATATCGCACCGTGTTCCATCCCGCCTGCCGTTCGAGCTTGCGCGAGAATTCTGCGATCTTTTCAGGGTCGCTGAGATCGACTTCGCCAACCATCATGCGCATCACCTGCCCCTGTTGCGATCGTTCCGTCGCCCGCTGCGGGGCGGCGGCGTCCCATGCTTCGCGCTGCTGTTCGAGCTCGGCTGCCGTACATTCACGCTCCGAGCCATCGTCGGTCGTGCACGGCTCGGCAGAGAATTCCTCTTCGTCCGCCTTTGCGGCCATTTCGGCCATCTTGGTGAGCCCGATTATGGTGATTTCACCGTCGTAGAAATATGCGAAACGGCCATCGTCATTGATGCGCATTTCGGATGTGAACTTGCCCGGCGTCATGAAGCAGCCGGTAAGCAATATAGCGAGCGCGCCGGTCGCCAAAAATCGTCCCAGGTTTCTGATATCTCGCAGCATGTTCCCCCCTTTAAAAATGAATTCAGGTTGCGCGTGTGGCCACGGCATAAAGCGCGATTGCGGCAGCATTGGACACGTTGAGACTTTCGATTGCGTTACTGATCGGCAGCCGGGCGAGGGCGTCGCAATGCGCCTCGATATTGTGCCGCATGCCTTCGCCTTCCGCGCCGAGTACCAGCGCGACCGGCCCGGCCGGCAGGGCTTCCGCGAGTGTTGCCTCGGTGTTGCCTGTAAGACCGATCCGCCAGTAGCCGCGCTCCGCCAGCGTATCGAGCGCGCGGGCGAGGTTCACGACGCGGACCCACGGCACCGTCTCCAGCGCGCCGGATGCGGACTTGGCGACAACGCCGGATTCCGGCGGCGCATGGCGATCCTGCGTCACGATCGCGGCGGCATCGAAGGCGGCGGCGGAGCGTAGGATGGCGCCAACATTGTGCGGGTCGGTGACCTGGTCGAGGATCACCACCGGGCGCCCCTCTTCCAGCACGTCATCGATGTACACATCCTTCAATTGCTCGCATTCGAGCACCAGACCCTGGTGCGGCGCATCGCGTGCGACAAGGCGGGCGAGGTCGGTGACATCGGCATATTCGACCGGGAAGTCGGGCGGCAATTCGCCGTCGAGCGAAGCGACCCCTTCGCGCGTCGCCCACAGCTTGCGATGGACGCGGGCGGGGTTTAGCAAGGCGGCTTCGACCGCGTGCCGACCCCAGAGCCGGACATGCCCCGGCGTCGCCCGGCCACTGCCGCGCCCGCCCTGCATCCGGCCCGCGCGACCGCGCATCGCTCTCTTGCGTTCACCCTTTGCCATACCGTGAAGTCCTGCTTTTCCAATTCTCGCCGCCGCCCTGCCAGCCCCCCCATTGACAGGCAAGCGCCGCTTCGCCAAAGGGGCGCCTCTCGGCAAACGGGAGGCCTTCGAAGGCTTTTCATTTTCCCGCTCAACGTGCGATGTGGACAGGTGGCCGAGTGGTTAAAGGCAGCAGACTGTAAATCTGCCCGCGCAAGCGTACGCTGGTTCGAATCCAGCCCTGTCCACCACCGCAACTCAAGCGATCACCACAACCTTTCCGCCCGTACAGCGCGCGCAGGAACCAGCGTTCGTGACGCAGTCACGACTAGCTGGTACGGAGTCGGAGCGAAGCGGAGACGGCCAGAGCGGAGCGGCGGCCAATCCAGCCCTAGGCGCTACGTCGGCACAAATCGCCAGCAGGCACGGCCCAGCTGCTCTCCATCGACCTCAGCCTGACCCGGCCCATAGTTGAACCAAAAGACGCCGCGCCCGGTCGTCACCTTGCGTAGTCCCCGCGAGAGCGAGATTGCCTCCAAACCTGAATCCTCGGCACCGCGGCCGACGATCTGGCGCAAAAGCGACCCCGTCAGCCATCCCGCCGCATAGCGAAAGCGGCCGCTTCGCCAGCAGGCCGCCACGCCATCGTCGCTCACCAGTTCCGCTTCCGCGTCGACCTCGGCATGATCGAGCCAACGCGTTAATTCCCATCCGTCACCGCGATGCACCAGTCCGGGGCGCAAGCTCTCGCTTCGCACAACTCTAAGCGGGATCACTTCGCGCAAAGCGCCCGGTGCCAGCGCATCGGGTATCGTCAGCTCGGCGGTCTTGCTCCCCGACCGCGGCCCGATCACGACTTGCGCCCCCGAACCTCGAAGGGCAGCAATCGACGCTTCGGGCACGTGAGGCAGGCATGGGACGACCACGAGGGCGTAGCCTTCCAGCGATGCGCCCGGCGGCACGAAATCGACGTTGAGCCCAAGCTCACGCAGCGCCGAATAACAGTCGAATGCGGCCCACAGTGCCGAGAGTCCTTCGCCTTGCGGCTGGATTTGGGTGATCCATTCGGCATCGTAGGCGAAGACAATAGCGGCCTGTCTGACCGGCTTGCCGATGTCGCCCAGCGCCGCGAGGGCCTCGGCAGACTGCCCTGCCTCGGCGAGCGCCGGACCCGGTTCGCCGTCCGGGCGCAGCAGCCCGGCATGCATTTGCTCCTGCGCGAAAGGCGCCTGCCGCCAGCGGAAATAGCACAGCATCTCCGCCCCATGCGCCGCCGCTTCCACGGTCCACAGATGCACCATCCCATCAAGCGGAGCAGGGTTATAGCGCGCCCAGTTGACCGGCCCCGGTTGCTGTTCGAGCACGCTCCACCGACCGTCCTTCGCACAGCCGCGGTAAAGATCGTGATGGAAGGCGGCGATGTCGGGGTGGCCGGTGCGCGCGTATTCGATCTTGTCGCTGTCGGAGAAGCGAAACATCTCCAGGAAGCCGAGCGGGTAGCTGTCCCAGCCGAGCACATCCAGCTGCTCACCGAGCGCGAAATGGTCGTAACCGGTGTAGAAGCCCATCGCATTGTGCGTGATGTCGCGGCCCGGCGAACGGCCGCGCAGGATGTCGACCTGCGCCTGGTTGAAGCGCAACACCTGGTCCGACGAGAACCGGCGGAAGGCGAGCCAGTGCGAGGGGTTGGCTTCGGTGACCGTAAGATTGGGCAGCTCGATTGCGTCGAAGCTGCGATATTCCATGCTCCAGAAGACATTGCCCCATGCCTCGTTGAGCGCTTGGATCGAACCGTAGCGCTCGGCGAGCCACACTCTGAAGGCTTCGCGCGCAGCGGGCGAAAAGCTCTGTACCGTATCGTGGCAGCCGTATTCATTGTCGGTTTGCCAGCTGACCACGGCGGGATGCTGGCCATAGCGTTCTGCGACAGCGCGGGTGATGCGCTTGGCCTCCTCGCGATAGCCGTCGTGCGAAAAGCAGTAGTGCCGACGCGAGCCGAAACCGCGCGGGCGCCCCTGTCGGTCCAGCGCCACCATGTCGGGCATGGCATCGACCAGCCATTTGGGCGGTGTCGCAGTCGGTGTGCCGAGGATGATTTCAAGACCTTCGCTCGCCAGCACATCGATCGCACGGTCGAGCCAGTCCCACTCGAACCGCCCCGGCTCCGGCTCGATCCGGCTCCACGCGAACTCGCCGATGCGGACGCACTTGAGGCCCGTCTCGCGCATCATCCTTGCGTCGGTCGGCCAGCGCTCCTCGGGCCAATGTTCGGGGTAGTAACAAACGCCGAGCTTCATCGCGGGCACCC carries:
- a CDS encoding ETC complex I subunit; translated protein: MAARIYQRPKSAMQSGKAKSEQWVLEFEQSEARRPDPLMGWTGSGDTQAQVSLTFPSKDAAKAYAQKYGIPARVHATPPKGLKLQAYADNFR
- a CDS encoding DNA polymerase III subunit gamma/tau; protein product: MGDSPDNSDAPPWQGEEQDSAPSAAELEAAGQNSMFGDPAAAEDTAAPAPSAPPPPVSAPSESSSQPYRVLARKYRPQTFSQLIGQEPMVRTLANAIERDRLAHAFLMTGVRGVGKTSTARLIAKSLNCIGPDGQGGPTIDPCGQCEPCTAIAEGRHIDVIEMDAASHTGVDDVREIIEAVRYAAVSARFKIYIIDEVHMLSRNAFNALLKTLEEPPAHVKFLFATTEVDKLPVTVLSRTQRFDLRRIPADLLQKHFGWVCEQEQVEAEDEALAMIAAAAEGSVRDGLSILDQAIAHADLDADGKVTATRVRDMLGLADKGAQRRMFGTILEGDAKALLAAIEDQYSLGVEPLALVRSQMELAHRITLAQLGGSLPGAVSEEEQAALTAWGEQLSQGQLHRLWQLLLKAYEEVKTAPDPLVSAQMGLLRLLHASELPDPGKLVKTLEILTANPPVQSPAPPPSDDPAATPTGEAGAEVPAPSDFASLVDRVEQAGHGFAASIMRLQLRVIECEERRLVFSRASSYTEEIAPQLREALLAATGQRWQLEERDWVDAPPSLMEQAEAREEEKKARIDGHPLVAATKTAFPDAEIIPEEETGAPRPQWSKSA
- a CDS encoding YbaB/EbfC family nucleoid-associated protein, with the translated sequence MKSMEEMIQAAQQAAETIQTQMNEAQAKLDAIEVEGVAGGGLVKVRCTAKGRILGVSIDDSLMKPEEKQMVEDLVAAAFNDARGKADRVSNDEMQKIQSGIGLPPGFNLPGMG
- the lon gene encoding endopeptidase La, giving the protein MTQLYPLLPLRDIVVFPGMVVPLFVGRDKSVAALEAAMEASKDIMLLAQLDPGCDDPVREDLYDVGVVAQVLQLLKLPDGTVRVLVEGQTRARLSTMREEGDFVIAEVEPITADAISGSEITALMRSVIDQFGDYAKLNKRLGEGASDDLQEIEDAGQLADAIAAAINVKVSDKQSLLSEPDVRKRLEMVLSFMEGELSVLQVEKKIRGRVKRQMEKTQREYYLNEQLKAIQNELGGGDGEDGDELAELAEKIEKIKLSKEARAKATSELKKLRSMQPMSAEATVIRNYLDVLLGLPWGKKSRLKKDIGKAQEVLDADHYALEKVKDRIVEYLAVQARTNKLKGPILCLVGPPGVGKTSLGKSIARATGREFVRQSLGGVRDEAEIRGHRRTYIGSLPGKIVTNLKKAGASNPLFLLDEIDKLGQDFRGDPASALLEVLDPEQNSKFQDHYLELDIDLSDIMFVCTANSLNLPQPLLDRMEIIRLEGYTEDEKVEIATRHLLAKQVKAHGLKEEEFELTEDGLRDLIRYYTREAGVRTLEREIAKLARKSLRKILEKEIESVRITPENLSDFAGVRKFKHGMSEEEAQIGAVTGLAWTEVGGELLTIESVTTPGKGEIKTTGKLGEVMNESVAAAFSFVKARAPAYGIKPSIFQRKNIHIHLPEGAVPKDGPSAGIGMVTSIVSTLSGIAVRPDVAMTGEVTLRGRVLAIGGLKEKLLAALRGGIKTVLIPEDNVKDLAEIPENVKQGLEILPVSHVDEVLEQALVSPPEPIEWTEADDLASQPVNEVGQTGASPTAH
- a CDS encoding HU family DNA-binding protein; amino-acid sequence: MNKNDLISAVADASGLSKSDASGAVEGVFDSITKALSNGDEVRLVGFGTFSVARRKASTGRNPRTGEPMTIKASNQPKFKAGKGLKDAVN
- the rlmB gene encoding 23S rRNA (guanosine(2251)-2'-O)-methyltransferase RlmB; the encoded protein is MAKGERKRAMRGRAGRMQGGRGSGRATPGHVRLWGRHAVEAALLNPARVHRKLWATREGVASLDGELPPDFPVEYADVTDLARLVARDAPHQGLVLECEQLKDVYIDDVLEEGRPVVILDQVTDPHNVGAILRSAAAFDAAAIVTQDRHAPPESGVVAKSASGALETVPWVRVVNLARALDTLAERGYWRIGLTGNTEATLAEALPAGPVALVLGAEGEGMRHNIEAHCDALARLPISNAIESLNVSNAAAIALYAVATRAT
- a CDS encoding beta-galactosidase, whose translation is MKLGVCYYPEHWPEERWPTDARMMRETGLKCVRIGEFAWSRIEPEPGRFEWDWLDRAIDVLASEGLEIILGTPTATPPKWLVDAMPDMVALDRQGRPRGFGSRRHYCFSHDGYREEAKRITRAVAERYGQHPAVVSWQTDNEYGCHDTVQSFSPAAREAFRVWLAERYGSIQALNEAWGNVFWSMEYRSFDAIELPNLTVTEANPSHWLAFRRFSSDQVLRFNQAQVDILRGRSPGRDITHNAMGFYTGYDHFALGEQLDVLGWDSYPLGFLEMFRFSDSDKIEYARTGHPDIAAFHHDLYRGCAKDGRWSVLEQQPGPVNWARYNPAPLDGMVHLWTVEAAAHGAEMLCYFRWRQAPFAQEQMHAGLLRPDGEPGPALAEAGQSAEALAALGDIGKPVRQAAIVFAYDAEWITQIQPQGEGLSALWAAFDCYSALRELGLNVDFVPPGASLEGYALVVVPCLPHVPEASIAALRGSGAQVVIGPRSGSKTAELTIPDALAPGALREVIPLRVVRSESLRPGLVHRGDGWELTRWLDHAEVDAEAELVSDDGVAACWRSGRFRYAAGWLTGSLLRQIVGRGAEDSGLEAISLSRGLRKVTTGRGVFWFNYGPGQAEVDGEQLGRACWRFVPT